Proteins from a single region of Ziziphus jujuba cultivar Dongzao chromosome 1, ASM3175591v1:
- the LOC107426924 gene encoding leucine aminopeptidase 1, which yields MVAIGVSLASTLFAAAASPSSSSSLFTKLRSSPTLRLSFTSLSPLNSRRGKLMAHTIARATLGLTLPSSLEPVKISFTAKEIGVTEWKGDILAVGVTEKDLAKDENSKFENPILKELDSHLGGLLAEASSEEDFTGKTGQSTILRLPGLGSKRVGLIGLGQSASCTAAFRGLGEAVAAAAKTAQASDVGIVLASSEGLSAESKINTASAIATGTVLGVHDDNRYRSEFKKSFLKSVDILGLGTGPDLEKKLKYAEDVSSAIIFGKELVNSPANVLTPGALAEEASKIAATYSDVLSAKILTVEEIKELKMGSYLGVAAASANPPHFIHLSYKPSSGPVKVKLGLVGKGLTFDSGGYNIKTGPGCSIELMKTDMGGAAAVLGAAKAIGQIKPPGVEVHFIVAACENMISGTGMRPGDIITASNGKTIEVNNTDAEGRLTLADALVYTCNQGVEKVVDLATLTGACIVALGPSIAGVFTPSDDLAIEVLTASEISGEKFWRMPLEESYWESMKSGIADMVNTGGRPGGAITAALFLKQFVDEKVQWMHIDLAGPVYSDKKRSATGFGVATLVEWVVKNSS from the exons CGACTTTCTTTTACTTCACTGTCGCCCTTGAATTCTCGGAGAGGGAAGCTCATGGCTCACACTATTGCTCGGGCCACTCTCGGCCTCACTCTCCCTTCTAGTCTTGAGCCTGTAAAA ATATCTTTTACCGCAAAAGAGATTGGTGTGACGGAATGGAAAGGAGACATACTCGCAGTAGGTGTTACAGAGAAAGATTTGGCAAAGGATGAGAATTCCAAGTTTGAGAATCCCATATTGAAGGAGCTAGATTCTCATTTGGGTGGCCTCTTAGCTGAAGCCTCATCCGAGGAGGATTTCACAGGAAAGACAGGTCAATCAACGATTCTTAGGCTTCCTGGCCTTGGCTCGAAGAGGGTTGGCTTGATTGGGCTTGGACAATCTGCTTCATGTACTGCTGCTTTCCGGGGTCTTGGTGAGGCTGTTGCAGCAGCGGCCAAGACTGCTCAAGCCAGTGACGTTGGTATTGTTCTTGCCTCGTCAGAGGGGCTTTCTGCTGAATCAAAGATTAATACAGCTTCGGCAATAGCAACTG GAACTGTACTGGGGGTACATGATGATAATAGGTATCGATCAGAGTTTAAGAAATCATTTCTTAAATCTGTGGATATTCTCGGTCTTGGTACTGGGCCTGATCTAGAGAAAAAGCTCAAGTATGCTGAAGATGTTTCTTCTgcaattatttttggaaaagagCTTGTAAATTCTCCAGCCAATGTTCTTACTCCTG GGGCACTTGCTGAGGAAGCTTCAAAAATTGCTGCCACTTACAGCGATGTGCTGTCTGCAAAAATCTTGACTGTAGAAGAAATCAAAGAATTGAAAATGGGTTCCTACTTGGGTGTTGCTGCTGCTTCAGCTAATCCCCCACATTTTATCCATTTGTCCTACAAACCCTCAAGTGGACCTGTTAAAGTCAAGTTGGGGTTGGTCGGAAAAGGGCTTACATTTGACAG TGGTGGTTACAACATCAAGACTGGACCTGGCTGTTCCATTGAACTCATGAAAACTGATATGGGAGGTGCTGCAGCAGTTTTGGGTGCAGCAAAAGCTATTGGTCAAATCAAACCTCCTGGCGTAGAG GTTCATTTCATTGTTGCAGCTTGTGAGAATATGATAAGTGGAACTGGTATGAGACCTGGAGATATTATAACAGCATCAAATGGAAAGACCATTGAG GTGAATAACACTGATGCTGAAGGCAGACTTACACTGGCGGATGCTTTGGTATATACTTGTAATCAAGGTGTTGAGAAG GTTGTTGACCTTGCTACCTTGACTGGTGCTTGCATTGTCGCTCTTGGACCATCAATCGCAG GTGTCTTTACGCCCAGTGATGACCTGGCAATTGAGGTACTTACTGCTTCAGAGATCAGTGGGGAGAAATTTTGGAGGATGCCATTGGAGGAGAGTTATTGGGAGTCAATGAAATCAGGGATAGCTGATATGGTCAACACTGGCGGTCGTCCAGGTGGTGCAATCACTGCAGCACTCTTCTTGAAACAG TTTGTTGATGAAAAAGTTCAATGGATGCACATTGACCTTGCTGGTCCCGTCTATAGCGACAAGAAACGCTCCGCTACAGGGTTTGGCGTTGCAACTTTGGTTGAATGGGTTGTGAAGAACTCCTCTTAG